A window of Fragaria vesca subsp. vesca linkage group LG7, FraVesHawaii_1.0, whole genome shotgun sequence contains these coding sequences:
- the LOC101306576 gene encoding probable receptor-like protein kinase At5g39020-like, producing the protein MGTTGIRSLSLQCAWVSIVTFLVLGSSGHKDKCVPSSCGDIHNISYPFRLQHDPEHCGDLNHTLECDHNNITVLRLFSQEYYVKVIDYNYDNSTIRVVDPGLEKNNCSSLPRFPLGLSSFRPYYHRYPSWQPYADPVIFLKCANPVNSSLYVSTAPCINSEMYGYAVRGRIYPEDVENGCTVYWMGLTTWMPFEEDGNVSYQDIHDQMVYGFELVYADYCHGQWNMPFHGSPFHSSTCYPRSIRGFFLIGWAAFTAYWDIESIIAGSVVGGKIIFGGPFVIALLIYKWRRRHWSTYSTIEDFLHSDNFMPIRYSYSNIKKMSAGFKDKLGVGGYGSVFKCKLRSGHFGAIKLLDKSNANGEDFMSEVATIGRIHHVNVVQLVGYCVEGSKRALVYDFMPNGSLDRYIYSKEESITLSYKKMYEIAVGVAQGIEYLHQGCEMQILHFDIKPHNILLDENFVPKISDFGLAKLYPANNSIVSSMAARGTMGYIAPELFYKNIGGVSYKADVYSFGMLLMEMASRRKNLNAYVDHSSQIYFPSWVHDQYNEGKDLEIGDATAEEKKLIRKMIVVALWCIQMKPSDRPSMKRVTQMLVGDVENLEMPPKPSLCPQPTPVSNLIPTCSNVEQTCTLSAR; encoded by the exons ATGGGAACAACTGGGATTAGGAGCCTGTCCCTGCAGTGTGCTTGGGTTTCAATTGTAACCTTTTTGGTTCTTGGCTCATCTGGTCATAAAGATAAGTGTGTCCCTTCTTCTTGCGGCGACATCCACAACATAAGCTACCCATTTCGACTACAGCATGATCCAGAGCACTGTGGCGACTTAAACCACACTTTGGAATGTGACCACAACAACATCACAGTGCTGCGCCTATTTTCTCAAGAGTACTACGTCAAGGTCATTGACTACAACTACGACAACAGCACAATCCGTGTGGTGGATCCTGGCCTTGAGAAGAACAACTGCTCTTCCCTTCCTCGTTTTCCTCTGGGCCTATCGAGCTTCAGACCTTATTATCATAGATACCCTTCTTGGCAACCATACGCAGATCCAGTAATTTTCTTGAAATGTGCAAATCCAGTGAATTCTTCTTTGTATGTGAGCACGGCTCCCTGTATTAACTCCGAAATGTATGGTTATGCCGTTCGAGGCAGAATCTACCCCGAAGATGTGGAGAATGGGTGCACTGTATATTGGATGGGTCTGACCACTTGGATGCCCTTCGAGGAGGACGGAAACGTTTCCTATCAAGATATACACGATCAAATGGTGTACGGCTTCGAGCTTGTGTATGCTGACTATTGCCACGGTCAATGGAATATGCCTTTTCACGGCTCACCTTTTCACAGTTCAACATGTTATCCGCGCAGCATACGAG GTTTCTTTCTTATTGGTTGGGCGGCGTTCACCG CTTATTGGGATATCGAGAGTATTATCGCTGGCAGTGTTGTAGGGGGAAAAATTATATTTGGAGGTCCATTTGTGATCGCACTTCTGATATATAAGTGGCGAAGAAGGCATTGGTCAACCTACAGCACAATAGAAGACTTTCTGCATTCTGACAATTTCATGCCTATAAGGTACTCCTACTCCAACATTAAGAAAATGTCAGCTGGATTCAAAGATAAGTTAGGCGTAGGGGGTTATGGTTCTGTATTTAAATGCAAATTACGGAGTGGCCACTTTGGAGCCATTAAGTTGTTAGACAAGTCTAACGCTAATGGGGAAGATTTCATGAGTGAAGTAGCTACTATTGGAAGGATTCACCATGTCAATGTGGTGCAGCTTGTTGGTTACTGTGTCGAGGGTTCAAAGCGCGCCTTAGTATATGATTTCATGCCAAATGGTTCTCTTGATAGATACATTTACTCCAAAGAAGAATCCATCACTTTAAGTTACAAGAAAATGTATGAGATTGCAGTTGGAGTCGCTCAAGGTATTGAATATTTGCATCAAGGTTGTGAAATGCAAATTTTGCATTTTGATATCAAGCCTCATAATATCCTACTTGATGAGAATTTTGTCCCAAAGATTTCTGACTTTGGGCTAGCGAAACTATATCCAGCAAACAATAGCATTGTCTCATCAATGGCAGCAAGAGGCACCATGGGATACATTGCTCCTGAGTTGTTTTATAAAAACATTGGTGGTGTTTCGTACAAAGCTGATGTTTATAGTTTTGGAATGTTGTTGATGGAAATGGCAAGCAGAAGGAAAAATCTTAATGCATATGTAGATCACTCTAGCCAAATTTACTTCCCCTCATGGGTGCATGATCAATATAATGAGGGGAAGGACTTGGAGATTGGGGATGCTACAGCAGAGGAGAAGAAATTAATTAGAAAAATGATAGTAGTTGCCTTGTGGTGTATTCAAATGAAACCAAGTGATCGACCTTCAATGAAGAGAGTTACACAGATGCTCGTAGGAGATGTTGAGAACCTAGAAATGCCACCAAAGCCTTCTCTATGCCCACAACCGACGCCTGTAAGCAATCTGATTCCAACATGTTCAAATGTGGAGCAAACATGTACTCTTTCTGCTAGGTGA
- the LOC101314129 gene encoding probable protein phosphatase 2C 38-like: protein MVSTRLMKIMAPCWRPSVVEGENSNRAGDASGRVDGLLWYKDLGTHVNGEFSMAVIQANNLLEDHSQLESGPLSLLESGPNGTFVGVYDGHGGPEAARFVNDHLFKNLKKFTSENQGMSADAITKAFLATEEEFLSLVRKQWLIKPLLASVGACCLVGIVCSGLLYIANAGDSRAVLGRMEKTVRQVKAVQLSVEHNASIESVREELHSLHPDDPRIVVMKHKVWRVKGLIQISRSIGDAYLKRPEFNKEPLLAKFRLSEPFQKPILKAEPTILVRKLYPEDQFLILASDGLWEQLSNQEAVDIVQNYPRNGIARKLVKAALREAAKKREMRYSDLKKIDRGVRRHFHDDITVIVLFLDTHMISRSRSHGHLLSIKGGSGVPGNT from the exons ATGGTATCAACTAGACTAATGAAGATCATGGCGCCGTGTTGGAGACCTTCTGTTGTTGAAGGTGAAAATTCTAATAGAGCTGGGGATGCGAGTGGTCGAGTTGATGGTTTATTGTGGTACAAAGATTTAGGAACCCACGTTAATGGTGAATTCTCAATGGCAGTAATTCAAGCAAACAATTTGTTGGAAGACCATAGCCAACTTGAATCTGGACCGTTGAGCTTGCTTGAATCAGGTCCCAATGGAACATTTGTTGGAGTTTATGATGGACATGGAGGTCCAGAAGCAGCCCGATTTGTAAATGATCACCTGTTCAAGAATCTCAAGA AATTCACGTCAGAGAATCAGGGAATGTCAGCTGATGCTATCACCAAAGCATTCTTGGCAACTGAAGAGGAATTTCTATCTTTAGTAAGGAAGCAGTGGCTGATTAAGCCACTGCTTGCTTCAGTTGGTGCATGTTGCTTGGTAGGCATAGTATGTAGTGGGCTGCTATACATAGCAAATGCGGGAGATTCTCGGGCAGTGTTAGGAAGAATGGAAAAGACCGTTAGACAGGTAAAAGCTGTTCAGTTATCAGTTGAGCACAATGCAAGTATAGAATCTGTGAGAGAGGAACTGCACTCGTTGCATCCTGATGATCCACGGATTGTGGTAATGAAGCACAAGGTGTGGCGGGTGAAGGGTCTGATACAG ATTTCAAGGTCCATTGGTGATGCCTACCTCAAAAGGCCGGAATTTAACAAAGAACCTCTGTTGGCAAAGTTTCGACTATCAGAACCCTTCCAAAAGCCGATCCTTAAAGCCGAGCCAACAATATTGGTGCGAAAACTGTACCCCGAAGATCAGTTTCTCATACTTGCATCAGATGGCCTATGGGAACAGTTGAGCAATCAGGAGGCAGTTGACATTGTTCAGAACTATCCACGTAAT GGTATTGCAAGGAAACTTGTCAAAGCCGCACTTCGTGAAGCAGCTAAAAAGAGAGAAATGAGATACTCAGACTTGAAAAAGATAGACCGAGGGGTGAGGAGACATTTCCACGATGATATTACAGTAATAGTTTTGTTCCTAGATACACATATGATCAGTCGTAGCCGCTCACACGGACATCTGCTTTCAATTAAGGGAGGTAGCGGCGTCCCCGGCAACACCTAG
- the LOC101313844 gene encoding glutathione S-transferase L2, chloroplastic-like, with the protein MTFTMKVGFRGIAPTSSSLKSRPHVLDSLYVAKFPNTTVLCPPKLRLQAKTIRASLSATMATGVTSVQEALPPALTSTSDPPSIFDGKTRLYISYTCPFAQRAWIARNCKGLEEKIELVPINLQDRPSWYKEKVYPPNKVPSLEHNNEVKGESLDLIRYIDSNFEGPSLFPEDPAKREFAEELFTYTDSFSKPVISFFKGEGTEAAAGAAFDYIETALSKFEDGPFFLGQFSLVDIAYAPFIDRFQHFALDVKKYDITAGRPKLAAWIEEMNKNEGFNKTRRDPKELVEIYKKRFSPQP; encoded by the exons ATGACATTCACTATGAAAGTCGGCTTCAGAGGCATTGCACCAACTTCATCATCTCTGAAGTCTCGACCACACGTTTTAGATTCATTGTATGTAGCCAAATTCCCGAACACCACCGTACTATGTCCTCCTAAGCTTCGACTTCAAGCCAAGACAATCAGAGCTTCACTCTCTGCAACAATGGCAACTGG TGTGACGAGTGTGCAAGAGGCTCTTCCACCAGCTCTTACTTCAACCTCAGACCCGCCTTCGATCTTCGATGGGAAAACAAG GTTGTATATATCTTACACATGCCCATTTGCACAGCGTGCGTGGATTGCCCGGAACTGCAAG GGATTGGAGGAAAAGATAGAATTGGTTCCAATTAATCTGCAAGACAGGCCTTCTTGGTACAAGGAGAAAGTCTACCCTCCAAACAAG GTGCCATCACTGGAACACAATAATGAAGTCAAAGGAGAGAGTCTTGATTTGATTAGATACATCGACAGTAACTTTGAAGGGCCTTCACTATTCCCTGAA GATCCTGCAAAGAGAGAGTTTGCAGAAGAGTTGTTTACCTACACCGACTCCTTCAGCAAACCTGTGATTTCCTTTTTCAAAGGAGAAGGAACTGAAGCAGCTGCTG GTGCTGCATTTGACTATATTGAAACTGCTCTTTCCAAATTTGAAGATGGACCTTTCTTTCTTGGCCAATTCAGTCTG GTGGACATTGCTTATGCACCATTCATTGATAGATTTCAGCATTTTGCATTGGATGTCAAGAAGTATGACATCACTGCAGGGAGACCTAAACTAGCAGCATGGATTGAG GAGATGAACAAAAATGAAGGTTTCAATAAGACCAGACGTGATCCCAAAGAGCTCGTTGAAATCTACAAGAAACGCTTTTCG CCTCAGCCCTGA